The Rhizobium rhododendri nucleotide sequence CGAGAAGGCCGCCATGCACCCCATTCTGGTTATTTCGTTTCGTCGGCCTTGTGATCGACGGTGCGGCCCATTTCCGGACGGATGGGATCGCCACGTGGCTGGTCGCGCGGCGCAGCCGTTTCGTCCTCGTCGGTCATGCCCTTCTTGAAACTCTTGATGCCCTTGGCGACGTCGCCCATCAGTTCCGGGATCTT carries:
- a CDS encoding twin-arginine translocase TatA/TatE family subunit, coding for MGSFSMWHWLIVLAIVLLLFGRGKIPELMGDVAKGIKSFKKGMTDEDETAAPRDQPRGDPIRPEMGRTVDHKADETK